A window of the Branchiibius hedensis genome harbors these coding sequences:
- a CDS encoding 5-formyltetrahydrofolate cyclo-ligase, translating to MDQSEAAAKVALRRELRRARRERVTAADQESRRDLGRRLSAHLMGMVSDSRTMTVAVFESLPTEPPTEEIIAALRVAGHRVIAPILLADKDLSWRDLSSGQDLGVEGIADATVIVLPALAVDVRGRRLGQGGGSYDRALLRADPEAVRLAVVFEQEVLDAVPADDHDQPVDAVLTADRGVRRLPLGD from the coding sequence GTGGACCAGTCAGAAGCTGCGGCGAAGGTCGCATTGCGCCGTGAGCTGCGCCGAGCCCGACGTGAGCGGGTCACCGCCGCCGACCAGGAGAGTCGCCGCGACCTGGGCCGCCGCCTGTCGGCGCACCTGATGGGAATGGTGTCTGATTCCCGTACGATGACCGTGGCGGTTTTCGAGTCCCTCCCGACCGAGCCGCCCACCGAGGAGATCATCGCGGCGCTGCGAGTCGCCGGGCATCGGGTCATTGCCCCGATCCTGTTGGCGGACAAGGACCTGTCCTGGCGCGACCTGTCCAGCGGCCAGGACCTGGGCGTCGAGGGGATCGCCGACGCCACGGTCATCGTGCTGCCGGCACTTGCCGTCGATGTGCGCGGCCGCCGCCTCGGCCAGGGTGGCGGTTCCTACGACCGGGCGCTGCTGCGAGCCGACCCCGAAGCGGTCCGGCTGGCAGTGGTGTTCGAGCAGGAGGTGCTGGACGCCGTACCTGCGGATGATCACGACCAACCGGTCGACGCGGTCTTGACCGCGGACCGGGGTGTGCGGCGCCTTCCCCTCGGCGACTGA
- a CDS encoding potassium/proton antiporter, whose translation MLPSSLSAITSFTPDDLTRTLVIGSLVLLVSVAAVRLANKSGLPTLLLYLGIGLVLGEAGLGIQFSDPRLTQVFGYSALALILAEGGLTTSWSSIRRSVAPAAVLSTVGVLVSIAVVGVAAHYLLNLNWQVAFLLGAITSSTDAAAVFSVLRRVPLPHRLTGVLEAESGFNDAPVVLIVVALAEGAAHRNESPWWVVVIEATLELVGGAAIGLAIGWAGSWIGHRVTATSSALFSLAVLSLTVLAYGVADLAHTSGFIAAYLCALVIGNQRLPHRQATRSFAQALGWLAQIGLFVMLGLLASPKRLMDQLVPAIVIGVVLLLLARPLSVLVSLAPFRFTPREMAFLSWAGLRGAVPVVLATVPLTVGTPNTGWIFDLVFVLVVVFTIVQAPTLPWLARKLRIATAAHTVTVEVESTPLDELHADLLQVRVGPDSKLNGVEIHELRLPAGAAVTLVVRDGTSAVPAPNTVLRHGDELLVVTTADARTATLRRIQAVSADGRLAGWRKAPRNRAP comes from the coding sequence ATGCTGCCCTCCTCTCTGAGCGCCATCACGTCGTTCACGCCGGATGATCTGACCCGCACGTTGGTGATCGGTTCCCTGGTGCTGCTGGTCTCCGTAGCCGCGGTCCGACTGGCCAACAAGTCCGGCCTCCCGACGCTGCTGCTCTACCTGGGAATCGGTCTGGTGCTGGGTGAAGCCGGGCTCGGCATCCAGTTCAGCGACCCGCGGTTGACGCAGGTTTTCGGGTATTCCGCCCTGGCGCTGATCCTGGCCGAGGGTGGCCTCACGACCAGTTGGAGCTCGATCCGGCGCAGTGTCGCGCCCGCAGCGGTGCTCTCGACGGTCGGCGTCCTGGTCTCGATCGCCGTCGTCGGTGTCGCTGCGCACTATCTGCTGAACCTGAACTGGCAGGTGGCCTTCCTGCTGGGTGCCATCACCAGTTCCACCGATGCCGCGGCGGTCTTCTCCGTGCTGCGCCGGGTGCCGTTGCCGCACCGTCTGACCGGAGTCCTCGAAGCGGAGTCCGGGTTCAACGACGCCCCGGTCGTGCTGATCGTCGTCGCTCTCGCCGAGGGCGCGGCGCACCGCAACGAGAGCCCCTGGTGGGTCGTGGTCATCGAGGCGACCCTGGAGTTGGTCGGGGGCGCCGCCATCGGTCTGGCGATCGGCTGGGCCGGCTCCTGGATCGGCCACCGGGTCACCGCGACCTCCTCGGCGCTGTTCTCCCTGGCCGTGCTGAGTCTGACCGTCCTGGCGTACGGCGTGGCCGACCTGGCGCACACCAGCGGCTTCATCGCGGCGTACCTGTGTGCCCTGGTCATCGGTAACCAACGGCTGCCGCACCGGCAGGCGACCCGCAGCTTCGCGCAGGCCCTGGGCTGGTTGGCCCAGATCGGGTTGTTCGTGATGCTCGGTCTGCTGGCTTCGCCGAAACGGCTGATGGATCAGTTGGTTCCCGCGATCGTCATCGGCGTGGTGCTGCTCCTGCTGGCCCGGCCGCTGTCGGTGCTGGTCAGTCTGGCGCCGTTCCGCTTCACACCGCGGGAGATGGCCTTCCTCTCCTGGGCCGGCCTCCGCGGCGCGGTCCCCGTCGTGCTGGCCACCGTCCCGTTGACCGTCGGCACCCCGAACACCGGCTGGATCTTCGACCTCGTCTTCGTCCTGGTGGTGGTCTTCACCATCGTGCAAGCACCCACGCTGCCCTGGTTGGCACGCAAACTGCGGATCGCGACCGCCGCGCACACGGTCACCGTTGAGGTCGAATCCACTCCCCTGGATGAGCTCCACGCCGACCTGTTGCAGGTGCGCGTCGGTCCGGATTCGAAGCTGAACGGTGTCGAGATCCATGAGTTGCGGCTGCCCGCCGGAGCCGCTGTGACGCTGGTGGTGCGGGACGGCACCAGCGCCGTACCCGCGCCCAACACCGTGCTGCGGCACGGTGATGAACTGCTGGTGGTCACCACCGCCGACGCGCGGACCGCCACGCTGCGGCGGATCCAGGCGGTCAGCGCCGATGGCCGCCTGGCGGGCTGGCGCAAGGCCCCTCGCAACCGAGCACCCTGA
- a CDS encoding FmdB family zinc ribbon protein, with the protein MPTYSYACKDCGHAFDIVQSFSDDALTVCPECGGTLRKQFNAVGVVFKGSGFYRTDSRDSAKKAGSSADTKSDAKSADSKSTSTESSSSKSSDSGASSSSSSSSSSSSSSSSSSTTSSAAGSK; encoded by the coding sequence ATGCCCACTTACTCGTACGCGTGCAAAGACTGCGGGCACGCCTTCGACATCGTGCAGTCCTTCAGCGACGACGCGCTGACCGTCTGCCCCGAGTGCGGCGGCACACTGCGCAAACAGTTCAACGCGGTCGGCGTCGTCTTCAAGGGGTCCGGCTTCTACCGCACCGACAGCCGCGACTCGGCCAAGAAGGCTGGCAGTTCCGCGGACACGAAGTCCGACGCCAAGTCGGCGGACAGCAAGTCCACCTCCACGGAGAGCAGTTCGTCGAAGTCCTCCGACAGCGGCGCCTCCAGTTCCAGTAGTTCGTCGTCGAGTAGTTCATCGTCGAGCAGTTCGTCATCCACAACCTCTTCGGCGGCGGGCAGCAAGTAG
- a CDS encoding S-methyl-5'-thioadenosine phosphorylase, whose protein sequence is MSSESLVGIIGGSGLYSFFADDAPRRTVDTPFGAPSDDIVLGEIGGRQVAFLPRHGRGHRYPPHRINYRANLWALRSLGVRQVLAPSAVGSLQRQLGPGTFVVPDQVVDRTWGRAHTVYDDPGPVVHVAFADPYCPLGRTALLQGAEGVPNPCVDGGTLVVINGPRFSSRAESRWHQQAGWSVVGMTGMPEASIARELALCYSAICLVTDLDAGLEQDQGVTHQEVMAAFERNLEQVRAIISAAVPALPTTESPSCSCRQALDGLTLPFDLP, encoded by the coding sequence ATGAGCAGCGAATCCCTTGTCGGCATCATCGGCGGCTCCGGGCTGTACTCCTTCTTCGCCGACGACGCCCCGCGCCGCACCGTCGACACCCCGTTCGGTGCGCCCAGCGACGACATCGTCCTCGGCGAGATCGGCGGCCGCCAGGTCGCCTTCCTGCCCCGGCACGGCCGCGGGCACAGGTATCCGCCGCACCGGATCAACTACCGCGCCAACCTGTGGGCGTTGCGCAGCCTGGGCGTGCGCCAAGTGCTGGCGCCCAGCGCGGTGGGTTCCCTGCAGCGGCAGCTGGGTCCGGGCACCTTCGTGGTGCCCGACCAGGTCGTCGACCGCACCTGGGGTCGGGCGCACACGGTGTACGACGACCCGGGCCCGGTCGTGCACGTCGCCTTCGCCGACCCCTACTGCCCGCTCGGCCGCACCGCGCTCCTCCAGGGTGCCGAGGGCGTGCCGAACCCGTGCGTCGACGGCGGCACGCTCGTGGTGATCAACGGCCCGCGATTCTCCAGCCGGGCCGAGTCCCGCTGGCATCAGCAGGCCGGGTGGAGCGTCGTCGGGATGACCGGGATGCCGGAAGCCTCGATCGCCCGTGAGTTGGCGTTGTGCTACTCGGCGATCTGTCTGGTCACCGATCTGGATGCCGGCCTCGAGCAGGACCAGGGGGTCACCCACCAGGAGGTGATGGCCGCCTTCGAACGCAATCTGGAGCAGGTGCGCGCCATCATCTCGGCGGCCGTTCCCGCGTTGCCGACCACCGAGTCGCCGTCCTGCTCCTGCCGCCAGGCCCTCGACGGTTTGACGCTGCCCTTCGACCTGCCGTGA
- a CDS encoding SAF domain-containing protein: MKPPVQRLLPDSWQGGSVAATARRHRARKVLAAVLVAVAALAAVHRVTSAGATRTVVVAAHDLSAGQRLAGADLRSVAWPVSAALPDPLTMTQAVGAVVDAPMRAGEPVTAARIRDARSWAGSSSRVVLSVPVEPALAAVLQRGDRVDVYAGARLVAATTTVVQTSAAAASSWTESEDPRVLLSVSASDAAAVAAGGEDSGSGRLTLALHPAA; the protein is encoded by the coding sequence GTGAAACCTCCCGTTCAGCGGCTGCTCCCGGACTCCTGGCAGGGCGGCAGCGTCGCAGCCACGGCCCGGCGGCACCGCGCCCGCAAGGTGCTCGCGGCGGTGCTGGTCGCGGTCGCTGCCCTTGCCGCGGTCCACCGCGTCACCTCGGCGGGGGCGACCCGGACCGTGGTCGTGGCGGCGCACGATCTGAGCGCAGGGCAACGCCTGGCCGGCGCGGACCTACGATCCGTGGCCTGGCCGGTCAGTGCCGCACTGCCCGACCCGCTGACCATGACTCAAGCGGTGGGCGCGGTGGTCGATGCCCCGATGCGCGCGGGCGAGCCGGTGACCGCGGCCCGTATCCGGGACGCCCGGTCCTGGGCCGGTTCGAGCAGCCGCGTCGTGTTGAGTGTGCCGGTCGAGCCCGCTCTGGCTGCCGTGCTGCAGCGAGGCGACCGGGTCGATGTCTACGCCGGGGCGCGCCTGGTCGCCGCCACCACCACGGTCGTGCAGACATCTGCTGCCGCGGCGTCCTCGTGGACCGAGTCGGAAGACCCCCGAGTTCTGTTGTCGGTGAGTGCATCCGACGCAGCGGCGGTCGCTGCCGGTGGCGAGGATTCGGGCAGCGGGCGGCTGACCCTTGCCTTGCATCCGGCCGCCTAG
- a CDS encoding MscL family protein: MLKGFKDFLFRGNLIELATAFVIGAAFTTLVNTFTSAIIEPVLNAFGGKNASQGLGFRIISDNPSTFINISTIINALIVFVLTAAVLYFLFIVPYERSKHLIGIEEPENEETDKDILADIRGLLREARDDRPETRPVADPSDG; this comes from the coding sequence ATGCTGAAGGGCTTCAAGGACTTCCTCTTCCGCGGCAACCTCATCGAGTTGGCCACCGCCTTCGTCATCGGCGCAGCGTTCACCACGCTGGTCAACACCTTCACCAGCGCCATCATCGAGCCGGTGCTGAACGCCTTCGGTGGCAAGAACGCCTCTCAGGGCCTGGGCTTCCGCATCATCTCGGACAACCCGTCGACGTTCATCAACATCAGCACCATCATCAACGCCTTGATCGTGTTCGTGCTGACGGCCGCGGTGCTGTACTTCCTGTTCATCGTGCCCTACGAGCGCTCCAAGCACCTGATCGGCATCGAAGAGCCGGAGAACGAGGAGACCGACAAGGACATCCTCGCCGACATCCGGGGGCTGCTGCGCGAAGCACGCGACGACCGCCCCGAGACTCGCCCCGTCGCCGACCCCTCGGACGGCTGA
- a CDS encoding AI-2E family transporter, whose translation MRLPSKGVRSVAPSEPDPDPLADQDEIPDPAVAVERTPNEGVDRAQIIGDGVRWLASWGLRLIVILVATWMLLQVIGRFWSAVLPVLLALIASTLLWPPTRWLRKHGFSVTWSAVTALVGGLALIIGIFAALAPSVVDQAPELSENAIKGVNQIRNWLQGPPFNVRPDQIDDAVKAITDRLQSSGEQIASGVFTGVATAGSVLVTLVVALILTFFFIKDGYRFLPWARQTFGRGAGAHFTEVLTRVYGTLGGFIRTQAIVSAVDSTCIGIGLLLLGIPLVGPLVVLTFFGGFIPIVGAFVAGTLAVLVALVTKGLTAAIIALVLIIAVQQLEGHILQPLLQSRSMHLHPAIVLLAIAAGGDTFGIIGAFLAVPLAASAAVVWRYLSEQIDLRTGDAAPEDLTPLTPEGKLAQEAAVRRTSKA comes from the coding sequence ATGCGGCTGCCTTCGAAGGGCGTGCGCTCGGTAGCACCCTCCGAGCCGGACCCTGACCCGTTGGCGGATCAGGACGAGATCCCGGATCCGGCGGTGGCGGTCGAGCGCACCCCGAACGAGGGCGTCGATCGGGCCCAGATCATCGGCGACGGCGTGCGATGGCTGGCCAGCTGGGGCCTACGGCTGATCGTGATCCTGGTCGCCACGTGGATGCTGCTGCAGGTCATCGGCCGCTTCTGGAGCGCTGTCCTGCCGGTGCTGCTGGCCTTGATCGCGTCCACGTTGCTGTGGCCACCGACCCGTTGGCTGCGCAAGCACGGCTTCTCGGTGACCTGGTCGGCGGTGACCGCGCTGGTCGGTGGCCTGGCGTTGATCATCGGCATCTTCGCGGCGCTGGCTCCCTCCGTGGTCGACCAAGCGCCGGAGCTCAGCGAGAACGCCATCAAGGGGGTCAACCAGATCCGCAACTGGCTGCAGGGACCGCCGTTCAACGTGCGACCTGATCAGATCGACGACGCGGTGAAGGCCATCACCGACCGTTTGCAGTCCAGCGGCGAACAGATCGCCAGCGGTGTTTTCACCGGGGTCGCAACCGCCGGCTCGGTGCTGGTGACGTTGGTCGTCGCGCTGATCCTGACCTTCTTCTTCATCAAGGACGGCTACCGATTCCTGCCCTGGGCGCGACAGACCTTCGGTCGCGGAGCGGGCGCTCACTTCACCGAGGTGCTGACCAGGGTCTACGGCACGCTGGGTGGTTTCATCCGCACCCAGGCGATCGTCAGCGCCGTCGACTCGACCTGCATCGGTATCGGGTTGCTGCTGCTGGGCATCCCGCTGGTCGGTCCGTTGGTCGTGCTGACCTTCTTCGGTGGCTTCATCCCGATCGTCGGTGCGTTCGTCGCCGGCACGTTGGCCGTGCTGGTCGCGCTGGTCACCAAGGGTCTGACGGCGGCGATCATCGCGTTGGTGCTGATCATCGCGGTGCAGCAACTCGAAGGACACATCCTCCAACCGCTGCTGCAGTCGCGTTCCATGCACCTGCACCCGGCGATCGTGCTGCTGGCGATCGCGGCCGGCGGTGACACCTTCGGGATCATCGGCGCATTCCTGGCCGTTCCGCTGGCCGCGAGCGCCGCTGTTGTCTGGCGTTACCTCAGCGAACAGATCGACCTGCGCACCGGGGATGCGGCGCCGGAGGACCTCACTCCGTTGACCCCGGAAGGCAAGTTGGCCCAGGAAGCCGCCGTTCGGCGTACGTCGAAGGCTTAA
- a CDS encoding gamma carbonic anhydrase family protein: MILTFDGHEPTIDDTAWVASNATVVGNVTLRAGVGVFYAAVLRADMDHIEIGEGSNIQDNCALHVDPGHALTVGRNVSVGHNATLHGCTIEDDVLIGMGATVLNGAVIGRGSMVAAGALVTQGIVVPPGSLVAGVPGKVRRELTEEEKAGVLLNAEVYRELTRKHAVTG; this comes from the coding sequence ATGATCCTCACCTTCGACGGCCACGAGCCCACCATCGACGACACCGCCTGGGTTGCGAGCAATGCGACCGTCGTCGGCAACGTCACCCTGCGCGCAGGTGTCGGTGTCTTCTACGCGGCGGTGCTGCGTGCCGACATGGACCACATCGAGATCGGCGAGGGCAGCAACATCCAGGACAACTGCGCCCTGCACGTCGACCCGGGTCACGCACTCACCGTCGGTCGCAACGTGAGCGTCGGACACAACGCGACCCTGCACGGCTGCACCATCGAGGACGACGTACTGATCGGGATGGGCGCGACCGTCCTCAACGGAGCCGTTATCGGCCGCGGCAGCATGGTCGCCGCGGGCGCCCTGGTCACCCAGGGGATCGTCGTACCGCCCGGGTCCCTGGTCGCCGGCGTGCCGGGCAAGGTGCGCCGTGAACTCACCGAAGAGGAGAAGGCGGGCGTCCTGCTGAACGCCGAGGTTTACCGCGAGCTGACCCGCAAGCACGCGGTGACCGGTTAA
- a CDS encoding lipase family protein: MLRTVSTAAVAATLAAGGLTALAPSASAASFYDPPAAVPATPGTVIYAQPVSTSYAAKATKIMYSSIDSSGQPVAVTGLYLQPTAAWKGSGSRPLVSYAFGTIGQGDQCAPSKLLQNPISISGNGSGGITTALGYDAIFVGDLLNRGYSVVVTDYVGLGTTDRVHTYMNRLDQGHAVLDAVRAARNLSGTDITASSRVATWGYSQGGGATGSAAELQPSYAPDVQLAGSFVGAPPADLNVVIKGIEGNAIAGVLGYAINGLAQSYPALQPILDANTKDAGKAALKSLSTQCIADTVLSYGGATSTKWITGGRSLSDVIAANPVAQQIVSDQRIGRLKPTSPVLLTTDLADQTVPHSQVRQLAVDWCAKGARVNYTTYGLNIQDGDKLAVHHLGGMVESWQPALNWVSARLAGVPEYGNCLFLPLLK, from the coding sequence ATGTTGCGCACTGTCTCCACCGCTGCTGTTGCGGCGACCCTGGCCGCGGGTGGCTTGACCGCCCTTGCCCCGAGTGCCTCCGCGGCCTCGTTCTACGACCCGCCGGCGGCGGTGCCCGCGACTCCCGGGACCGTCATCTACGCCCAACCGGTGTCGACGAGCTACGCGGCCAAGGCCACCAAGATCATGTACTCCTCGATCGACTCCAGCGGGCAGCCGGTCGCCGTGACCGGGCTCTACTTGCAGCCGACGGCTGCTTGGAAGGGGTCCGGCTCGCGGCCGCTGGTGTCATACGCCTTCGGCACGATCGGGCAGGGCGACCAGTGCGCTCCCTCGAAGCTGCTGCAGAACCCGATCAGCATCTCCGGCAACGGCTCCGGTGGCATCACGACCGCATTGGGGTATGACGCGATTTTCGTGGGCGACCTTCTGAACCGGGGCTATTCGGTGGTCGTCACCGATTACGTCGGGCTGGGCACGACCGACCGGGTGCACACCTACATGAACCGTCTGGACCAGGGGCACGCGGTGCTGGATGCGGTCCGGGCAGCGCGCAACCTGTCCGGCACCGACATCACCGCCTCGTCGCGGGTGGCCACCTGGGGCTACAGCCAGGGCGGGGGCGCGACCGGTTCCGCTGCCGAGTTGCAGCCGAGCTACGCACCGGACGTGCAACTAGCCGGGTCCTTCGTGGGCGCTCCCCCGGCTGACCTGAATGTCGTCATCAAGGGCATCGAGGGCAACGCGATCGCCGGCGTGCTCGGCTACGCGATCAACGGACTCGCGCAGTCCTATCCGGCGTTGCAGCCGATCCTCGATGCGAACACCAAGGACGCGGGCAAGGCAGCGCTGAAATCGCTGTCGACACAGTGCATTGCGGACACCGTGTTGTCCTACGGCGGTGCGACCAGCACCAAGTGGATCACGGGCGGACGGTCGCTCAGTGACGTGATCGCGGCGAATCCCGTGGCGCAGCAGATTGTCAGCGACCAGCGCATCGGCCGCCTGAAGCCGACCTCGCCGGTGCTGCTGACCACCGACCTGGCGGACCAGACGGTGCCACACAGCCAGGTGCGGCAGCTGGCCGTCGATTGGTGCGCGAAGGGCGCTCGGGTCAACTACACGACGTACGGGCTGAACATCCAGGACGGCGACAAGCTGGCCGTGCACCACCTCGGGGGCATGGTGGAGAGCTGGCAGCCGGCCCTCAACTGGGTGTCCGCGCGGCTGGCGGGGGTGCCGGAGTACGGCAACTGCCTGTTCCTGCCGCTGTTGAAGTAG
- a CDS encoding type II toxin-antitoxin system VapC family toxin — MSARPALLDTSVFIARESGRPLDVSAIPEDTTVCVMTLAELQAGVLAAPDTATRSRRLATLGVASTVEALPVSAEAARRWAELRVRLAEEGRRAKVNDLWIAAVALANDMDIVTQDDDFDAIEHCGEPAVIRV, encoded by the coding sequence GTGAGTGCGCGCCCGGCGCTGCTGGACACCAGCGTCTTCATCGCGCGCGAGTCCGGGCGGCCGCTCGACGTGTCCGCGATCCCCGAGGACACGACGGTCTGCGTGATGACGCTCGCCGAGTTGCAGGCCGGGGTGCTCGCCGCTCCCGACACCGCAACGCGGTCCCGTCGGCTGGCGACCTTGGGCGTTGCGTCGACGGTCGAGGCGCTACCGGTGAGCGCCGAGGCCGCGCGTCGCTGGGCTGAGTTGCGGGTGCGACTGGCCGAGGAGGGGCGGCGTGCCAAGGTCAACGACCTGTGGATCGCGGCCGTGGCGCTCGCGAATGACATGGACATCGTTACGCAGGACGATGATTTCGACGCCATCGAGCATTGCGGCGAGCCTGCGGTCATTCGGGTGTAG
- a CDS encoding type II toxin-antitoxin system Phd/YefM family antitoxin, with protein sequence MSTVASRDLRNHTADVLRQVAEGTRVTITVNGKPVAEVGPVRASRPQFFAKADLVALLAAHQSDPQLSRDLDDLAGETTDELDPL encoded by the coding sequence ATGAGCACGGTGGCCTCGCGGGATCTGCGCAACCACACGGCCGACGTCCTGCGCCAAGTCGCGGAGGGCACACGGGTGACGATCACCGTGAACGGCAAGCCGGTCGCCGAGGTTGGCCCCGTGCGAGCGTCGCGGCCGCAGTTTTTCGCCAAGGCGGATCTCGTCGCGCTGCTGGCCGCGCATCAGAGTGATCCGCAGTTGTCCCGGGACCTCGACGACCTCGCGGGTGAAACCACCGACGAACTCGACCCGTTGTGA
- a CDS encoding TetR family transcriptional regulator yields MAVAVRGTAMNSTPRGRRRGSPGTKQAVLDVARRQFLANGYPATTMRSIATEAGVDVALLSYYFGSKSGLFSAALALEVNPPLLLHQAIDGDLATIPERVVEVLISTWDDPESGGPLRVMLSAATQDPEVARLVKEVVQTEMIRQLAERFGGVGATARATAFGSQVAGLLLARYWLQLEPIASMPVRELVPLVAPGLRAAMTGGRRLPPGATGRNSSAW; encoded by the coding sequence TTGGCTGTCGCCGTCCGCGGCACCGCGATGAATTCGACGCCGCGAGGCAGGCGACGGGGCAGTCCGGGCACCAAGCAGGCGGTCTTGGACGTCGCGCGGCGGCAGTTCCTGGCCAATGGGTATCCCGCAACCACCATGCGTTCGATCGCCACCGAGGCCGGGGTCGATGTCGCCCTGCTCAGTTACTACTTCGGGTCCAAATCCGGCCTTTTCAGTGCGGCGCTCGCACTCGAGGTGAACCCACCGCTCCTGCTGCATCAGGCGATCGATGGTGACCTGGCGACGATTCCGGAGCGGGTGGTCGAGGTGCTCATCTCCACCTGGGACGACCCGGAGTCAGGGGGACCGCTGCGGGTGATGTTGTCGGCGGCTACCCAGGATCCCGAAGTCGCCCGATTGGTCAAAGAAGTGGTGCAGACGGAGATGATCCGGCAACTGGCCGAGCGTTTCGGGGGCGTTGGTGCTACTGCCCGCGCCACGGCCTTCGGTTCGCAGGTGGCCGGCCTGCTGCTGGCCCGGTACTGGCTGCAGCTCGAACCGATTGCATCGATGCCCGTGCGGGAGTTGGTGCCGTTGGTCGCGCCGGGATTGCGCGCGGCGATGACTGGCGGGCGGCGCCTTCCCCCTGGGGCAACCGGTCGAAATTCATCAGCCTGGTAA
- a CDS encoding MFS transporter translates to MTDLTDAVTTSPTPYRRSVLPVIVIALAAVVSAISSLNLAAPSIAIDLGADATQISWIVDAYALSFAALLLLSGAIGDRYGRRRALVAGLVVFICASISALFVNTPGQLIAVQAVLGAGAALVMPATLSTITSTFPPERRVRAVGTWAGVSGASAVLGLLAAGLLLQQWSWRSIFVFNLTMGLIALVGTVRFIPESADRDAPKLDLVGALLSVAGLAVLVYSIIEAPTQGWISAATLIGLGVGVVVLLCFLGWELRHDDPLLDPRLFRLHGFSAGSLSITAQFFGFFGFVFLMVQYLQFVLGYSALTTALAIVPLAALMMPAARVLAPAAADRMGTGTTIAAGLLLIAAGFAVLAQLDPQSSYWLVLAGLLPLGLGMGLAMTPATNAITAALPTAKQGVASAMNDLSRELGAALGIAVLGSILQSAYRSTLTLPGVPDPAAEQARSSLAVAMHMGRPIATQAQSAFTDGMSAALLWGAGLVTAAAVAAFVTLRGRHRHG, encoded by the coding sequence ATGACCGACCTCACCGATGCCGTCACGACATCGCCCACTCCCTATCGGCGAAGCGTCCTGCCCGTCATCGTCATCGCGCTCGCCGCTGTCGTCTCAGCAATCTCATCGCTGAACCTGGCGGCGCCGTCGATCGCCATCGACCTGGGCGCCGACGCCACCCAGATCTCCTGGATCGTCGACGCCTACGCCCTGTCGTTCGCGGCCCTCCTCCTGCTGTCCGGAGCGATCGGTGACCGCTACGGCAGACGCCGCGCTCTGGTCGCCGGCCTCGTGGTCTTCATCTGTGCCTCGATCTCGGCACTGTTCGTCAACACGCCAGGGCAACTGATCGCCGTACAGGCCGTCCTCGGCGCTGGGGCCGCCCTCGTCATGCCGGCGACGCTGTCGACGATCACCAGCACCTTCCCGCCCGAGCGTCGCGTCCGGGCCGTCGGAACCTGGGCCGGCGTGTCCGGCGCCAGCGCCGTCCTGGGGCTCCTGGCCGCGGGATTGCTTCTGCAGCAATGGAGTTGGCGGTCTATCTTCGTTTTCAACCTGACGATGGGACTTATCGCCCTCGTTGGCACCGTGCGGTTCATCCCGGAGTCGGCGGACCGCGACGCGCCGAAGCTGGATCTGGTCGGAGCCCTTCTGTCGGTCGCCGGCCTCGCCGTCCTCGTCTACTCGATCATCGAAGCCCCGACACAGGGCTGGATCAGTGCGGCGACCCTCATCGGACTCGGCGTCGGAGTGGTCGTGCTGCTGTGCTTCCTCGGCTGGGAACTGCGCCACGACGACCCGCTCCTGGACCCCCGGCTCTTCCGGCTGCACGGCTTCTCAGCCGGCAGCCTGAGCATCACCGCGCAGTTCTTCGGGTTCTTCGGTTTCGTCTTCCTGATGGTGCAGTACCTGCAGTTCGTCCTCGGCTACAGCGCCCTGACCACCGCCCTTGCCATCGTGCCGCTGGCCGCCCTGATGATGCCCGCCGCACGCGTCCTGGCCCCTGCGGCCGCCGACCGGATGGGCACGGGTACGACGATCGCGGCCGGTCTGCTGCTGATCGCCGCCGGTTTCGCGGTGCTGGCCCAGTTGGATCCGCAGAGCAGCTACTGGCTGGTCCTCGCCGGTCTGCTTCCGCTCGGCCTGGGTATGGGTCTGGCCATGACGCCCGCGACCAACGCCATCACCGCGGCTTTGCCCACGGCCAAGCAGGGCGTCGCCTCCGCCATGAACGATCTGTCGCGCGAACTCGGCGCCGCGCTGGGTATCGCCGTGCTGGGCAGCATCCTCCAGTCGGCGTATCGCAGCACCCTGACCCTGCCCGGGGTGCCGGATCCCGCAGCGGAGCAGGCACGCTCCTCACTCGCCGTGGCGATGCATATGGGCCGGCCGATCGCGACGCAGGCACAATCCGCCTTCACCGACGGTATGTCGGCGGCCCTGCTGTGGGGCGCTGGGCTGGTCACCGCTGCTGCCGTGGCCGCGTTCGTCACGTTGCGCGGTAGGCACCGCCACGGCTAA